A region from the Flexistipes sp. genome encodes:
- a CDS encoding class I SAM-dependent DNA methyltransferase: MAEKNKNEANLGFESQMWAAADKLRGHMDASEYKHVVLGLIFLKYISDAFQTKYKQLEATKETEYTDPEDRDEYAADNIFWVPKDARWEKLQENAKQPTIGKIIDEAMLAIEKENPTLKNVLPKDYSRPALDKYRLGELIDIISKIGLGDDEAKSKDILGRVYEYFLGKFAASEGKGGGEFYTPQCVVKILVNMIEPYKGRVFDPCCGSGGMFVQSEKFVEEYGGRLGDISIYGQESNFTTWKLAKMNLAIRGIDANLGNQHADSFHNDLHKDLRADYILANPPFNMSDWGGERLREDVRWKYGIPPVNNANYAWIQHFIYHLSPKGIAGFVLANGSMSSNTSGEGEIRKNIIEDDMVDCMIALPGQLFYTTQIPACLWFLTKNKKNGKFKDRRGYTLFIDTRNMGSLIDRVHRELSDEEILKIAETYHAWRGEEGSGEYEDIPGFCKSVSMEEIRKHDYVLTPGRYVGAPEVEDDGEPFDEKMKRLSTQLYEQFAESEKLEKTIRENLELLGYGEK, translated from the coding sequence ATGGCGGAAAAGAATAAAAACGAGGCAAATCTCGGTTTTGAGAGTCAGATGTGGGCTGCTGCTGACAAGCTTCGTGGTCATATGGATGCTTCGGAGTACAAGCATGTGGTTCTTGGCCTGATTTTTCTCAAATACATTTCCGACGCCTTCCAGACCAAGTACAAGCAGCTTGAAGCAACCAAAGAGACTGAATACACCGATCCGGAAGACAGAGATGAGTATGCAGCTGATAATATTTTCTGGGTTCCCAAAGATGCCCGTTGGGAAAAATTACAGGAGAATGCCAAACAACCGACAATCGGGAAAATTATAGATGAAGCTATGCTTGCCATTGAGAAGGAAAATCCAACGTTAAAAAATGTTTTGCCAAAGGATTATTCCCGCCCTGCACTTGATAAATACCGTTTGGGAGAACTTATAGATATAATCAGTAAAATCGGCCTCGGAGACGATGAGGCAAAATCAAAAGATATTCTCGGAAGAGTGTATGAATATTTTCTTGGTAAGTTTGCCGCATCTGAGGGAAAAGGCGGCGGCGAATTTTATACGCCGCAATGTGTTGTTAAAATACTTGTTAATATGATCGAGCCGTATAAAGGACGTGTTTTTGACCCCTGTTGTGGTTCAGGTGGTATGTTCGTACAGAGTGAAAAATTCGTTGAGGAATACGGCGGACGCCTGGGAGATATTTCCATATATGGTCAGGAATCCAACTTTACTACCTGGAAACTGGCAAAAATGAATCTGGCTATCCGTGGCATTGATGCAAACCTTGGTAATCAACATGCAGACAGCTTTCATAATGATCTGCATAAAGATTTGAGAGCTGATTATATCCTTGCCAATCCGCCTTTTAATATGAGTGACTGGGGCGGTGAACGTCTGCGGGAAGATGTCCGCTGGAAATATGGTATTCCGCCGGTTAACAATGCAAACTATGCATGGATTCAGCATTTTATATATCATCTCTCACCGAAAGGGATTGCCGGTTTTGTTCTGGCAAATGGTTCTATGTCGTCTAATACCAGTGGTGAAGGCGAAATTCGCAAAAACATTATAGAAGATGACATGGTAGATTGTATGATAGCTCTGCCGGGACAATTATTTTATACTACTCAAATTCCTGCCTGTTTATGGTTTCTTACTAAAAATAAAAAGAACGGCAAATTTAAAGACCGCAGGGGTTACACTCTTTTTATCGATACCCGCAATATGGGTAGTCTCATTGATCGTGTTCACAGGGAATTATCCGATGAAGAAATATTGAAAATTGCCGAAACATATCATGCCTGGAGGGGAGAAGAGGGATCAGGCGAATACGAAGATATTCCCGGTTTTTGCAAAAGTGTATCAATGGAAGAAATCAGAAAACATGATTATGTGCTTACTCCCGGACGTTATGTGGGAGCACCAGAGGTTGAAGATGATGGTGAGCCGTTTGACGAAAAGATGAAACGTCTAAGCACTCAACTTTATGAGCAGTTCGCCGAGTCTGAAAAACTTGAAAAAACAATAAGGGAAAACTTGGAGCTGCTGGGTTATGGGGAAAAATAA